In Montipora foliosa isolate CH-2021 unplaced genomic scaffold, ASM3666993v2 scaffold_247, whole genome shotgun sequence, the following are encoded in one genomic region:
- the LOC137986601 gene encoding E3 ubiquitin-protein ligase TRIM71-like: MDVQQLFKILKKEAECPLCIETVTNPKTLPCLHSFCLECLDRHANFARRQLKATIKCPVCQTSFQIPETDTFENLPSSFHLNRLVDVLALEDGSVQSQRCNSCDENNTATCYCFVCQDFLCASCFEAHQRLKASRGHRNVLIDKLQAQDVQELIHRPVMCSQQHHEDQALEFYCEDCKVLICHKCTVVSHDRHSKTDTQKAAQEQKMQMADAVAKVKAEMVRYESEIKKQTDLRNKNKVKILNEEKKMTDTVEKLIRDLREHERKMKDKFREIYEAEQKHHATRLENFELVATQLKSCFERCQIILDRNFSVEILQTNHAILGRCKELLNVRKPDLYMSPHVHYLVEKKLDLMDRVVVTKTDPSKCLVEGQDSKEVKERKETYFVIVTKDSEEFQCYQQDDKIKVNILTPEGDQIKTDIKDTKDGKYTVTYTPQDAGQHRLEILLNGQPMTGSPWMVQVHQHQHQFAFQFGSKGKGQEEFDGIYDIDVSDKTGTIAVVEYWNQRIQLLSSEGKFRREIKIYGAPWSVAFTDSGDLLTLVPKSDNKLRVFSEEGHFIKHINDKHL; encoded by the coding sequence ATGGATGTTCAACAGCTTTTCAAGATTCTTAAAAAGGAAGCAGAATGTCCATTGTGCATAGAGACTGTCACAAATCCCAAGACATTACCATGTCTTCACTCATTCTGCCTGGAGTGTCTCGACAGACATGCAAACTTCGCAAGGAGACAACTAAAAGCGACAATCAAATGTCCGGTTTGCCAGACTTCATTTCAAATTCCCGAAACAGACACCTTCGAGAATTTGCCGTCATCGTTTCATCTCAACCGATTGGTGGATGTTCTGGCCCTAGAAGATGGCAGCGTACAGTCTCAAAGATGCAACAGTTGTGACGAGAACAACACGGCAACATGTTACTGTTTCGTGTGCCAGGATTTTCTATGCGCATCTTGTTTTGAAGCTCACCAACGCTTGAAGGCTTCAAGGGGTCATCGCAATGTTTTGATCGACAAACTGCAAGCGCAAGATGTGCAAGAGTTGATCCACAGACCCGTGATGTGTTCACAGCAACATCATGAAGATCAAGCTCTCGAATTTTACTGCGAAGACTGTAAAGTTCTGATTTGCCACAAATGTACTGTGGTGAGTCACGATCGACACTCTAAGACAGACACTCAGAAAGCagcacaagaacaaaagatgcaaatggCCGACGCTGTGGCCAAAGTGAAAGCGGAAATGGTCAGATATGAGAgtgaaattaagaaacaaactgacctaagaaacaaaaacaaagttaaaattttgaacgaggaaaagaaaatgacagacACTGTGGAAAAATTGATTCGTGATTTGCGAGAACACGAGAGGAAAATGAAGGACAAGTTTCGTGAAATTTATGAAGCGGAACAAAAACATCACGCGACGCGACTGGAAAACTTCGAGCTGGTTGCCACCCAGCTGAAAAGCTGCTTCGAACGCTGTCAGATTATCTTGGATAGAAACTTCAGCGTCGaaattctacaaacaaatcacgCCATCCTCGGACGTTGTAAGGAACTGTTAAATGTAAGAAAACCCGATCTTTACATGTCGCCACATGTACATTACTTGGTGGAAAAGAAATTGGATCTTATGGATCGAGTTGTTGTCACGAAGACTGATCCCTCAAAGTGCTTGGTTGAAGGTCAAGACAGCAAGGAagtaaaagaaaggaaggagacatattttgtcattgttaCAAAGGATTCAGAAGAATTTCAATGTTATCAACAAGatgataaaatcaaagtcaACATATTGACTCCAGAAGGTGATCAAATAAAAACAGACATTAAAGACACCAAAGACGGCAAATACACAGTGACATACACACCACAAGATGCGGGACAACACAGATTAGAGATCCTTTTGAATGGACAACCGATGACTGGTAGTCCTTGGATGGTGCAGGTTCATCAGCATCAACATCAATTTGCCTTTCAGTTTGGTTCAAAAGGGAAGGGACAAGAAGAATTTGATGGCATTTACGATATTGATGTGAGTGATAAAACGGGAACGATTGCTGTTGTAGAATACTGGAATCAAAGAATTCAACTGTTGAGCTCTGAAGGAAAGTTTCGAAGGGAGATAAAAATTTATGGTGCACCTTGGTCTGTGGCATTTACAGACTCTGGCGACCTGCTGACTTTAGTTCCGAAAAGCGATAACAAGCTTCGTGTGTTCAGTGAGGAGGGGCACTTCATCAAACACATCAATGATAAACATCTTTAA